In one Rutidosis leptorrhynchoides isolate AG116_Rl617_1_P2 chromosome 8, CSIRO_AGI_Rlap_v1, whole genome shotgun sequence genomic region, the following are encoded:
- the LOC139865021 gene encoding UDP-glucuronate 4-epimerase 6-like: protein MASSPPDTSKTTKMERYNSYIRRVNSTKLLAASSKLLFRVTLLVALILIFFFTFNYPPLSDNNSNNPTHHVHTTSHLLSSAFYGSGASWEKEVRRSSTPRRPNGFSVLVTGSGGFVGTHCSLALKKRGDGVLGLDNFNSYYDPSLKRARQKMLKQHDIFIVEGDLNDKELLMKLFDIVPFTHILHLAAQAGVRYAMENPQSYIRSNIAGLVNLFETAKNAEPQPAIVWASSSSVYGLNTENPFSESHRTDRPASLYAATKKAGEEIAHTYNHIYGLSITGLRFFTVYGPWGRPDMAYFFFTKDILQGKPINVYQTHDNKEVARDFTFIDDVVKGCLGALDTAEKSTGKGGKKRGPAQLRIYNLGNTSPVTVGKLVSILESLLNVKAKKHVIKMPRNGDVPFTHANVSLAYRDFGYKPTTDLSTGLRKFVKWYVSYYGIQLKVKGSNDST from the coding sequence ATGGCGTCATCACCGCCGGACACGAGCAAAACGACCAAAATGGAACGTTACAACAGTTACATCCGTCGGGTTAATAGTACTAAACTATTAGCTGCATCTTCAAAGCTTTTGTTTCGTGTTACTCTTTTAGTCGCCTTAATTTTAATCTTTTTCTTCACATTCAACTACCCACCACTTTccgataacaatagtaataatcccACTCATCACGTTCACACCACATCTCACCTTCTCTCCTCCGCTTTCTACGGAAGTGGGGCCTCGTGGGAGAAGGAGGTCCGTCGTTCCTCAACCCCTCGCCGTCCCAACGGATTCTCCGTCCTTGTAACCGGATCTGGAGGATTCGTTGGGACTCACTGTTCCCTCGCTTTGAAAAAACGAGGGGACGGTGTTCTGGGGTTGGACAATTTTAACTCTTATTACGATCCGTCGCTAAAACGTGCGCGACAAAAGATGTTAAAACAACACGATATATTTATCGTTGAAGGTGATCTAAACGATAAGGAGCTTTTAATGAAGCTTTTCGACATTGTTCCGTTTACTCATATTCTTCATTTAGCTGCACAAGCGGGTGTACGTTACGCGATGGAGAATCCACAATCGTACATCAGGTCCAACATTGCTGGACTAGTGAATTTATTCGAAACCGCGAAAAACGCGGAGCCACAACCCGCGATTGTTTGGGCTTCATCTAGTTCGGTTTACGGGTTAAACACCGAGAACCCGTTCTCAGAATCACACCGAACGGATCGACCCGCGAGTCTTTACGCGGCGACGAAAAAAGCGGGAGAAGAAATTGCGCATACGTATAATCATATCTATGGGTTATCAATTACGGGGCTCCGTTTTTTTACGGTTTATGGTCCATGGGGCAGACCCGATATGGCGTACTTTTTTTTCACTAAAGATATATTGCAAGGGAAACCGATTAATGTTTACCAAACGCATGATAATAAAGAAGTGGCGCGTGACTTCACGTTTATTGATGACGTGGTGAAAGGGTGTTTAGGGGCTTTGGATACGGCTGAAAAGAGTACCGGAAAAGGCGGGAAAAAGAGAGGTCCGGCACAATTGAGGATATATAACTTGGGGAACACGTCACCGGTGACGGTGGGGAAATTAGTGTCGATATTAGAAAGTTTATTGAATGTGAAGGCCAAAAAGCATGTGATTAAGATGCCACGAAACGGTGACGTTCCGTTTACTCATGCTAATGTTAGTTTGGCGTATAGAGATTTCGGGTATAAACCGACAACTGATTTGTCTACAGGGTTGAGGAAGTTTGTAAAATGGTACGTAAGTTATTATGGAATTCAACTAAAAGTAAAAGGGTCAAATGACTCCACTTGA